From Mucilaginibacter rubeus, a single genomic window includes:
- the rplQ gene encoding 50S ribosomal protein L17 — protein sequence MRHGNKNNHLGRTTSHRKAMLANMATSLILHKRITTTLAKAKVLRGYVEPLLTKSKNDTTHSRRTVFSYLQDKDATSILFREVAEKIANRPGGYTRIIKLENRLGDNAEMAIIELVDYNTVYGADAAAPAKKSTRRRGGSGAKAKTAAPVAAEEAVVIEDVKEEPAAEAPAPSENEENAEKGE from the coding sequence ATGAGACACGGAAACAAAAACAATCACTTAGGCCGTACTACCAGCCACCGCAAAGCGATGCTGGCTAACATGGCAACTTCGCTTATTTTACACAAGCGTATCACTACAACATTAGCAAAAGCAAAAGTTTTACGCGGTTATGTTGAGCCACTTTTAACAAAATCAAAAAACGATACTACGCATTCTCGTCGTACAGTATTTAGCTACCTTCAGGATAAAGATGCTACTTCAATCCTTTTCCGCGAAGTTGCTGAGAAAATCGCTAACCGCCCAGGTGGTTACACCCGTATCATCAAGTTAGAAAACCGTTTAGGCGATAACGCTGAAATGGCAATCATCGAGCTTGTTGATTACAACACTGTTTACGGTGCTGACGCTGCTGCTCCTGCTAAGAAATCAACCCGTCGTCGTGGTGGTTCTGGCGCGAAAGCTAAAACTGCTGCTCCTGTAGCTGCAGAAGAAGCTGTAGTAATTGAAGACGTTAAAGAAGAACCAGCTGCTGAAGCACCTGCACCTTCTGAAAACGAAGAAAATGCTGAAAAAGGCGAATAA
- a CDS encoding GNAT family N-acetyltransferase: MIPLTHAQLLLLKQDRKLLELSLGLRPSAMKIDPLYIKEIDDAFDNFWLPNTLAFPDKHLWYTAWEIVLKSANTVVGGMGFAGYPNEAGEAEIGYMIDANQHNKGFATEALKLLSQWAFTHEFVQAIIVHTYADNLPSRRILDKCGFTLINDDAGLLTYNLKK; the protein is encoded by the coding sequence ATGATACCGTTAACACACGCGCAATTATTATTACTTAAACAAGATCGTAAGTTGCTGGAACTTTCATTAGGCTTAAGACCCTCTGCTATGAAGATCGATCCATTATATATCAAAGAAATCGACGACGCCTTCGATAATTTCTGGCTACCTAATACCCTTGCATTTCCCGACAAACACCTCTGGTATACGGCATGGGAGATAGTCCTAAAAAGCGCAAACACGGTCGTCGGGGGAATGGGCTTCGCCGGATACCCTAATGAAGCAGGAGAAGCAGAAATAGGCTATATGATCGATGCTAATCAGCATAACAAAGGATTTGCTACCGAAGCGCTGAAACTGCTATCGCAATGGGCGTTTACACATGAATTTGTACAGGCGATCATCGTGCACACTTATGCCGATAACCTGCCATCGCGAAGGATCCTGGATAAATGCGGGTTCACGTTGATAAACGACGATGCAGGATTGCTAACCTATAATTTAAAAAAATAG
- a CDS encoding nuclear transport factor 2 family protein, giving the protein MKNLLIVLLVLLAGSTWAQAPKKNGIIYKEHPYITIVNKSNDLFIKQDWAGLAKLYADTAIFYDPTSPKKISLADQKKGWAAIAKDWGQIKIVKVGYPDGLAYDKDPFTVQSWWTITTVNKKTKKTAKFHLVQFDEFNKAGKIAVEIAYYDQTPLINASK; this is encoded by the coding sequence ATGAAAAATCTTTTGATCGTGCTTTTGGTACTTTTAGCCGGTAGTACATGGGCACAAGCCCCTAAGAAAAACGGCATCATTTACAAGGAACATCCATATATCACTATCGTTAACAAATCAAACGATCTGTTTATTAAGCAGGATTGGGCCGGCCTGGCGAAGTTATACGCTGACACGGCGATATTTTACGACCCGACGAGTCCGAAGAAGATTTCTCTTGCCGATCAGAAAAAGGGCTGGGCTGCTATAGCGAAAGACTGGGGTCAGATAAAAATAGTTAAAGTTGGGTATCCAGACGGGTTGGCCTACGATAAAGATCCTTTTACTGTACAATCATGGTGGACGATAACCACAGTAAATAAGAAAACAAAGAAAACCGCGAAGTTTCATTTAGTACAGTTTGATGAGTTTAATAAGGCGGGGAAAATTGCCGTGGAGATAGCTTATTACGATCAAACACCACTTATAAATGCTTCGAAATAG